The following are encoded together in the Salvelinus fontinalis isolate EN_2023a unplaced genomic scaffold, ASM2944872v1 scaffold_0001, whole genome shotgun sequence genome:
- the ca12 gene encoding uncharacterized protein ca12 has product GPDGEHHWSKHYPFCGGTFQSPIDIQTQLLRFDPTLRPIELQNYNLSTNEQLTLGNNGHSIQLSLPRRMYLSSLPHRYTAAQLHFHWGSEHLPVGSEHTVNGRQFAAEMHMVLFNSDKYPNISVAADKSDGLAVLGVLIEVGEFNPAFDQFLKYIKGIRYRDQRVQVPAFNIRSLLPPLLDEYYRYDGSLTTPPCYPSVLWTVFKNPVTISLKQFLALATAIYSSDQQELAPVAMNSNYRKPQYTDNRVVLCSFQGGRGLQGATQTVTSPFLRRQVINQLLGGDLADLADRDGLNQLLDGDLADQDGLNQMLDGELADLADQDELNQLLGGDLADLADQDGLNQLLDGDLADLADQDELNKLLPKKPRAPGKKWNDLKNHQKGWTQSHIGSKPHQNTWSQTQNSLKQQWLKPNKVPSGRAGAARLVPAPWKNQQNRKSGLSEDMLCYVSLEQNVSRQLSRGRSLPHTDTQLVEALRETLFPELNLRSYLGCKSDLALLTIRQLLRGRSATDEALKLDQALGGTGQRGSTAHQQTIVGQRGSTKKEQTNTLSKHQSGFAPAPAAVPRKPNQPIPWLQPMEWED; this is encoded by the exons GGTCCCGACGGTGAGCACCACTGGTCCAAGCATTACCCATTCTGTGGCGGAACATTCCAGTCACCCATCGACATCCAGACCCAGCTGCTGAGGTTTGACCCCACACTACGGCCAATCGAGCTCCAGAACTACAACCTCTCAACCAATGAGCAGCTGACCCTCGGGAACAATGGACACTCGA TTCAGCTGTCCCTACCCAGGAGGATGTATCTCTCCAGCCTGCCTCATCGTTACACTGCTGCTCAGCTCCACTTCCACTGGGGCTCAGAACACCTGCCCGTCGGCTCAGAACACACCGTCAACGGCAGACAGTTCGCTGCCGAG ATGCATATGGTGCTCTTCAACTCAGACAAGTACCCCAACATCTCTGTGGCAGCAGACAAGTCAGACGGCCTGGCTGTACTGGGAGTTCTGATAGAG GTCGGGGAATTCAACCCAGCGTTCGATCAGTTCCTCAAGTACATCAAGGGTATTAGATACAGAG ATCAGAGGGTGCAGGTCCCAGCCTTCAACATCCGCAGTCTGCTGCCTCCACTCCTGGATGAATACTACCGCTATGATGGCTCGCTGACCACTCCCCCTTGCTATCCCAGCGTACTTTGGACTGTGTTCAAAAACCCTGTCACCATCTCACTCAAACAG TTTCTGGCCCTGGCAACGGCCATCTACTCCTCCGACCAACAGGAGTTGGCCCCGGTGGCCATGAACAGCAACTACAGGAAACCACAGTACACAGACAACAGAGTTGTGCTCTGCTCTTTCCAGGGGG GCAGAGGACTACAGGGTGCTACTCAGACGGTCACCTCTCCGTTCCTGAGGAGGCAGGTCATCAACCAGCTGTTAGGTGGAGACCTGGCAGACCTGGCAGACCGGGATGGGCTCAACCAGCTGTTAGATGGAGACCTGGCAGACCAGGATGGGCTCAACCAGATGTTAGATGGAGAGCTGGCAGACCTGGCAGACCAGGATGAGCTCAACCAGCTGTTAGGTGGAGACCTGGCAGACCTGGCAGACCAGGATGGGCTCAACCAGCTGTTAGATGGAGACCTGGCAGACCTGGCAGACCAGGATGAGCTCAACAAGCTCCTGCCCAAGAAGCCCAGAGCACCGGGCAAGAAGTGGAATGATCTCAAAAACCACCAGAAAGGCTGGACCCAGAGCCATATTGGGTCCAAGCCCCACCAGAACACCTGGTCTCAGACCCAGAACAGCCTCAAGCAGCAGTGGCTGAAGCCCAATAAGGTGCCATCCGGCAGGGCAGGAGCTGCCAGACTAGTCCCCGCTCCCTGGAAGAACCAGCAGAACAGGAAGTCAGGTCTGAGCGAGGACATGCTGTGTTACGTCTCCTTGGAGCAGAACGTGTCTCGCCAGCTGAGCAGAGGGAGATCCCTTCCCCATACAGACACCCAGCTGGTCGAGGCTCTCAGAGAAACTCTGTTCCCAGAGCTCAACCTGCGCAGCTACCTGGGCTGTAAGTCTGACCTGGCTCTGCTCACCATCAGACAGCTCCTCCGGGGGAGATCAGCCACAGATGAGGCCCTGAAGCTGGACCAGGCCTTGGGGGGGACAGGGCAGAGGGGCTCCACAGCTCATCAGCAGACCATAGTGGGACAGAGAGGGTCAACAAAGAAGGAGCAGACCAACACCCTCTCCAAGCACCAATCAGGCTTCGCTCCTGCCCCTGCTGCCGTGCCTAGGAAACCCAATCAGCCAATCCCATGGCTCCAGCCTATGGAGTGGGAGGACTAG